From Novosphingobium decolorationis, one genomic window encodes:
- a CDS encoding methionyl-tRNA formyltransferase: MGVRAVVVGAVGSTQVLLEELLGAPGWQVPLVLTLPPALHGRHSDLVDLAPLAGDLGARLEHAGQTNSAQTLAMVRAAEPDYVFVVGWSQIVGEEFLSIAASGTIGYHPAPLPRLRGRAAIPWTILLGEPISASSLFWIGEGTDDGDILAQKFFHVAPDATAQQLYDQHMDALRAMLRTCLAQLASGTAPRERQDARLATWAARRTPADGRIDWRADAARIDRLVRAVGRPYPGAFAMDGPHRLTVWSTRPCPDAWRYHALPGQVLGIEDGVLRVMTGSGPIDLVEWESARGAPPKLHGILEA, from the coding sequence ATGGGGGTGCGGGCAGTCGTGGTTGGTGCCGTGGGGAGCACGCAGGTGCTCCTGGAAGAACTGCTCGGGGCGCCCGGCTGGCAGGTGCCGCTGGTCCTCACCCTGCCGCCGGCTCTTCATGGGCGGCATTCCGATCTGGTGGACCTTGCTCCCCTTGCCGGGGATCTGGGCGCTCGACTGGAGCATGCGGGGCAAACGAATTCCGCGCAGACGCTAGCGATGGTTCGCGCTGCAGAGCCCGACTACGTCTTCGTCGTGGGCTGGTCGCAGATCGTGGGGGAGGAGTTCCTGTCCATCGCAGCCTCGGGCACGATCGGATATCATCCCGCGCCCCTGCCACGCCTGCGCGGCCGCGCCGCGATACCCTGGACCATCCTTCTGGGCGAACCGATCTCCGCGTCCAGCCTGTTCTGGATCGGGGAGGGCACCGATGATGGCGACATCCTGGCGCAGAAGTTCTTTCACGTCGCGCCCGACGCGACGGCGCAGCAACTCTATGATCAGCACATGGACGCCTTGCGCGCGATGCTGCGGACATGCCTGGCGCAGCTGGCCTCGGGCACCGCGCCGCGCGAACGACAGGACGCCCGCCTCGCGACGTGGGCAGCGCGGCGGACCCCTGCCGATGGGCGTATCGACTGGCGCGCCGATGCCGCCCGGATCGACCGGCTCGTGCGGGCGGTGGGGCGGCCCTATCCCGGGGCCTTCGCCATGGACGGCCCGCACCGGTTGACCGTCTGGAGCACCCGTCCGTGCCCGGATGCTTGGCGCTACCACGCCTTGCCTGGCCAGGTCCTCGGGATCGAGGACGGGGTCCTGCGGGTCATGACGGGTTCGGGGCCGATCGATCTTGTCGAATGGGAAAGCGCGAGGGGCGCGCCTCCCAAGTTGCACGGTATCCTGGAGGCCTAG